The genomic interval GCAGGCATTATCCACTTGGCTGGCCAAAATGGAGGAGTATTTCATGGTGTCGAGAACTTGCTCTTCCACCCTGGTCACCCATTCAGGAACGTCCGTTCCGGAGGCAATCGCAAGGCAATGTTCGGTGGCGAAACGGTCGATAAGTCGGCGCAGCGGTGCGGTGACGTGAGCATAGTAACCACCAACACCGGAATGCACTTCCGAGTCCCCATTTTTCACGCTGGCGTAGCCGGAGCCCCGCAAGAGTTTCTGTGCTTCCCTCTGAATGGCCATCCCTTTGGGCGTATTGGGATCCACACTTTGAAGAAACTCACCGATGGGTTGTTCGGGCGCGATCTCAAAACCAAGGGCTTGCGCCTCTGATCTGAAAGTAGCTTCGGATTCTTTGGTCGCCGGGGCGAGTGTACGCAGCAAACCGTGCCCCGCTTTCACCATCATCTCCCCCGCTACCATGCCTGTGAGCAGGGAAATCTCGGAATTGTAATCCATGATGTGCGGGCGTGGCTCGATGACAATTTCATAGTGTTCACCGGCGTCATCATTGGGCACTTTCACCACTCGCTGGCTGGGAATAGAAAGATTCACGGCTTCGCGCCGTAGCGCGCTTTCCTGCCTCAGCTGCCCGACCTTGGGCAATAAGCTTATCGACGGATGCAACCGACCATTCTCGGCATCTATTTGAGCCTGATCATAATCCAAACGCGCCCGGGATTTCACCAACCCGCGACGCACCTTGGTGGCTGTGACTTCGCCACGTTCATCTAGATCAATCGACCACACAACCGCTGGTCTCGTTTGTCCCTCCAGCAGGCTTGCCGCATCTTCGGATAATTCCTCAGGGTGCAGTCGCGCTGGGGAATCCGGCAGATAAATAGTCTGCCCGCGGTGAAGGGAAATCTTTTCCAATTCACTGCCCGGCTCCACGAAGGCTGCGACATCTGCAATCGCGTAATGCACCCGAAATCCGCTGTCGATCTCCTCAATCAGCACAGCTTGATCGAGGTCTCTGGAACCTACGGGATCGATGGTGACAAAGGGCATGTGCAGGAGATCTTCCCGCTCTTGCGCATACCTATCGACACTTGACGCGGCTTCGTCGTGGATATGAGGGTCAAAACCTCGCTCCACACCGAACTCTTGTGCCACTGGTTCAAAGTCGAGGACTGCTGCATAGAGCTTCATGCGCTCCCATTGTTCCACAGCGGAAAAGTATATGCAGGGGTGTTGAGTTTCCTTGGGCACAGAAGGGTCGAGGTTCCCCAGATAGGTCTTGGTATGGGTCGAGCTCATTTAGCCCGTTAAAAGCGATTCTGAGAGGGTTCCATTTTGGGACTGGTGGGGCAAATGTGATTTCTGCAGGTTTACTGATCAAGGACTCACCACATTCCCGTGGTCAGACCTTCAAATCGAACATATTTTTGCAGTCAAATGACCCAAACTTGCAAAAATCCACGACAATCGGCCAAGTCAAGGCGATTTGTGGTGTATATTCGCACATTCATTCCACTCCCGGCAAGCCCAAGGATGAGCATTCCATCCCCCAGCAACCAGAGCGCCAAAAACACAAATAAAAAGGGCGAATGAGCCAACCTATAAGCCGGATTCTGTACCAGTTGCAAAAACAACCGGCGGCGATCATCCATCTCGTCGCAGCCATTGCTGACTGCCTCTAGCAGCTACCTGCAGGCTTGGCGAGCAGCCTTCAACACCTGCACAGACATACCATTGGATACGTCCTCATGCCTTGCTCCCGGTGGGGTTTACCTGGCCAAATCAGTCACCTGACCTGCCGGTGCGCTCTTACCGCACCCTTTCACCCTTACCACCAAACTAAGTTGATGGCGGTTTACTCTCTGTTGCACTTTCCCGCGGATCGCTCCGGGTTGTTGTTAACAACCACCGTGCTCTGTGGAGTCCGGACTTTCCTCGGCCGACGCTTGGGAGCAATCCCCCAGTTCGTCGAACGCAATCACCCGGTTGCCTCATTCGCAACGTTTTACTTTACACCTCGAGGGTGGAAAAACTTAAAAACTCCGGCGAGCTTCGCCGAGCTTCCGTCAGACTGTCGTCACGCTTCCAGGTGTGAGGTGTCGTTGAACAGTCTTACGCAGGTTGGGCCGTCTTCGTAAAACTCTGCGATCGACAGCGACGCCAAGTCAAGGTGTGCCTTCTGAAAGAAGGATGGGCCTGCGTCCAATGCTTGCCTCATGATGGCTTTGATTGGGGTGACGTGGCTGACCACCAAAACATTCGCTGCACCGTATTCGCGTTGGAGGCTTTCACGAGCCTTTTTCACACGTCGATTAACCGTCTGCAGGGACTCACCACCGGGTGGGGCTACAGATGAGTCAGTGAGCCACTTGGTGTGCAGTTCTGGATCTTGTTCGTGGGCTTCTGAAAATGATTTTCCATCCCACAGTCCAAAGTCAGTTTCGATGAGATCATCGATAACACGTACTTTCATTCCCAGTGCGGCCGCTGCTGCTTCTGCGGTTTGCATCGTGCGGGTGAGCGGAGAACTCACAATAGCGTCGATGCCACCGGTTTGAGCGAGTCGTCGTGCTGCCGCTGCTGCTTGTTTTTCACCAAGTTCAGACAGCTCTGGGTTGGACCTACCGGAGTAAAGGCGTGCCACTGACATAGCAGTTTGGCCGTGGCGAAGCAACAAGAAACGAGTGGGATCTGTGGTTGCGCCGTTCCAGTTGGTGGGTTTGGTTTCGGTGCAGTTGAGGTCTTCTTTCTCTGAGCCCGCAACCGAAGAAGCAGAAGATACAGAAGCAGAATCCCCTACAACACCTACCGGCTTACCTGCCGCTGCAGCATCCATCGCCACGTTGGACAATGCGTCAGCTCGTTTGTTTTTCTCACGCGGAATCCACGTATAAGAAACGGACCCGATTTCGGAAGCAATCTCCTTGGCTTCGATCGCTAGAACTTTCATGTCGGGGTGTTTGATTTTCCACCGGCCGGACATTTGTTCAACGACAAGTTTGGAGTCCATGTAGACATCCACGGAGGTAGCGCCGAGCTCGCGGGCTGCTTTGAGGCCTTCGAGTAGTCCGCGGTATTCGGCGACGTTGTTGGTGGCTTTTGTTCCGACAACATAGGCGATTTCTTTGAGAACTTCTGCTTTGTTGTCGGAGTACACCACGGTGCCGGAGCCGGCGACGCCGGGGTTTCCGCGGGAGCCGCCGTCGGCCTCGATGACTAATTTCACTGGGTGGTCTTTCTAAGAGATGTCAGTGATGAGGTAAGAGCCACATTCTGGGCACTGTGGAACCTCATCTTTGGGGGTGTTGCGGATGTCGGAGATACCGGTTGCAGGGAGAACCATGGCGCATCCGCTGCAGGAGCGGCCGTTGAAGAGTGCTGCGCCTACGCCGTTTTCGAGGCGTTGTGCATGGAATTCTGCCAGTGCTTCGGAGGGAAGTTTCTCTTCCAGGTGTGCGATGACTACTGCTGGGTCTTCACCTTCTGGGGTTGCTGCTGCGGCGGCTTCTGCGGCTGCGCGGGCGTCGGCAACTTTGCGTTCGGTGTCTTTGACGCGAGACTGTGCGAGGTCGCGGTTGTTGCGCAGCGCATGGATTTCATTGTGAGCTTCTTGCAGTTCGCTCATGAGGTCAGCGATGCGGGACTTCGCAGTGTAGACGTCGTGGTTGAGGTCGCGGCGACGCTCTTCGTCAGTTTCTGCACCGAGTGCGTCCTGGCCGTCTTTCTTGCGGCGGCGCAGTTTGCGTTCGTCGGACTGAATGCGCAGGATTTCGTTTTCCATGTCATCGACAGCCATTTGTGCAGCGGATGCAGCGTCGCGGTTGCGGGAAAGTTCAGCGACAGCCTTGTCTACAGCTTCCTGCTCCGGGGTGGTCTTCGGTGCGGAGTTGGCGTTTTGGGTGCGCAGGGTGGTGGCGAGCTGCAGCAGGGTTTTGTGCAGAGATGGGTCCAGCTTCATTGAAGTTCTCCTTTTTTAGTTCTCAAGAATTTAGTTCACTGCTCGCGCAGACATGGTCCAGGGGTCTGTGCGGATCGAAATCACATCAACTTCAACCTGTGGGGCTTTGTCCTGCAAAATTTCTTGGGCTTGGGAAGTCCATGGAAATTCGCTGGCCCAGTGTGCAGTATCGATTACTGCAGGGCCACCTTCTCGGAGATATTCATCAACTGGATGGTGGCGCAGATCAGAAGTGACATAAACGTCCACTCCGAGCTTAATCACATCGTTTAAGAAACTGTCACCCGACCCTGATGAAACCGCCACACGGGACACCATTTGTTCAGGATCGCCGGTAGCGCGCACGCCCCATTCGGTGACAGGCAGGTTGTTGGCCACTTGTTGCACGAAATCCGCGAGGCGCATCGGCTCCGGCAATTCACCCACACGACCCAATCCGGTCGCATTTTCTAAACTCTCAGCGCTGTGCATTTCAACAATATCGAAGGCAGGCTCCTCATACGGATGAGCCTCCCGCAGCACCGACGTGAGCCGGGCGCGCAGGTTGCGCGGTGCAACAAACTCGATGCGCAGCTCAAGGGATTTAAAAAGCTTATCGACGTCCCCCTCTGCCGGATTCGCCCCCTCCACGGGCCTAAACTGCCCGGTTCCTTCGATCTCAAAGGCACACTCTCGGTAGTCGCCGATCGCACCGGCACCTGCGTCGAAAAGCATCTTCTTTAGGTACGCTGCATCCTTGGGCAGAACGTGCACGCCCCATTTGTCCATGCCGCCTAAAAGCCGTGTCGCGATGGGTCGCCCGGCCGTGATGCCGACGAGCTCGGCGAGTTTATCGTTGACACCTGGGCGCGCGGAATCCGCATTAGTGTGCGCGGAAAACAGTGCCACCCCGCCGCGAATTAGGGTGTGAATGACCTTGCCTTTTGGCTCATCCGCAGCAACAGACGTCACCCCACGCAGCAGCAATGGGTGGTGAATGATCAGCATGTCCAAACCCATGTCCACAGCCTTGTCGGCCACTGCCTGGGTGCAATCGAGTGCTAAACCGACACGCTTCACCGACTCTGTTGGATCACCGCAGATCAGCCCCACTTTGTCCCAGCTTTCCGCCAACGCCGGCGGATAAGCCTCATCCAAAATGCGGCGAATATCGCCAACGGTTACATCACTCACGCATTAACTCCCCTGGTTGGTACCGCATGTTCGTTTCCCAAGTCTAGCCAAGCCTTGAAAAATTCTGGCAAGGTTAATGGTGTGACTACGCCTTCTAAGAAAACTCTGCTCTTTGATCTCGACGGAACCCTCGTCGATTCTTTCCCCGGTATCCGCACTTCATTCCTTCACACCCTGCACGAAAAGAACTGGGAAATCCCCTCTGAGGAACGCATCTCGCAAGTTCCAGGACCTCCCATGGAATGGACGTTCCAGGATTTGGGCATGACTCCAGAGCAGGCACAAGACGCTCTGCAGACCTACCTTGAGCATTACGGCCAGGTGGGTTGGGATCTTTCCGAAGCATTCCCCGGCATGCGAGATTTGCTGATCCGCTTGAAATACGAAGGTTTCCGTCTGTGCACCGCCACCTCCAAGGGCGAGTTCTTTGCGGAGAAGGTACTTCGCAAATTCGAGATGTTCGATCTCTTCGAATTCATGGGTGCCGCCACCGACAACGGCAACCGACGCAGCAAATCTGCCGTGATCAAACATGTCCTCGACAGCGTTGGGTTGGACGAACCAAATGATATTTTGATGATTGGTGATCGATCACACGATATTGAAGGTTCGAGTGAATTCGGCATCGATTGTGTTGCCGTAACCTGGGGCTACGGCAGCAAAACTGAATGGGACGCTGCCCGCTACACCGTGAGCACCGCAGAAGAATTAGAAAGGATCATCCATGACTGGGCCTAAAACTTCGCTACCTGTGGAAATTGTTTTCGTATGCACCGGAAACATTTGCCGATCCCCCATGTCGGAAGTCATCGCGAAGGCAAAAGCGGAAGAAGCTGGCTTGGAAGACAACGTCATTTTCTCCTCCTGTGGCATGGGCAATTGGCACGTTGGCCAACCTGCTGACAAGCGAGCTCTCGCGGAACTGAAATCAGCCGGTTACAACGGCGACACCCACCGCGCAGCACAACTTGGTCCCGAGCACATGCGCGCAGATCTCTTCGTCGCGCTAGATTCCGGCCACGCCGGTGAGCTCGCCGCAACGGGTGTTCCCAACGACAAAATCCGCCTCATGCGTTCCTTCGACCCAGAGTCCAACCCCACCGACGATGTCGCAGACCCTTACTACGGCACATCCCAGGATTTCGTGCTCACCCGTGAAAACATCGAAGATGCTATGCCGGGCCTTTTGGAGTGGGTCAGAGATCACATCCGCACTGATTCTTAGGTCTTTGAGCTAAAAAGTCCTAAGGTAGACAAGTGTGGACAGCAAGGTAAATAGCCCTTCCGGGCACGATAAGCATGACGTGAGCTCCCGCTATTCCGGAAATTCACGGTCAAGAACCAAACCAAAGGGTTGGAGAGCATTCCTCTCCCCCGGTTGGATTATCTCTGCCTTGCTCATCGTCTCCTTCTCCTACGCGGCAATTTCCATGCTGGCGCCATGGCAGCTCCACAAAGACGACGACATCGTCGCCCGCAACGAGCAGATCACCGAAGCCTTCGAGCGCGACGTCGTCCCATACGCGGAGCTTTTCGACGCCTCCGGCCAGATTCCTTCATCGCAGGAGTTCTTCCGCGTGTCACTCACCGGACAGTATCTTCCAGACAGTGAGGTTTTGCTGCGCCTTCGCCCCGTCGACTCCGGCCCAGCATTCCAATCGTTAACCCCCTTCGAACTTGAAAACGGACAGATTGTCCTCGTCAACCGTGGTTACGAATCATCAGAGGGCACAATCGTCCCAGAGATCGAGCCTGCTCCTTCCACACCAGTAACCATCACCGGATTCGCCCGCAAGAACGAGGGCCTCCCAGGTTCTGCACCTATGGAAGACAGCGGCTACACCCAGGTCTACGGAATTAACACCGAACAGATCAGTGACGTCACCGGCCTTGATCTTGGCACCGACTACGTCCAGGTCGCAGAAGGCGAACCTGGTGTTTTGAACCCAATGCCACTGCCTCAAATGGACCGCGGTAACCACCTCTCATACGGCTTCCAGTGGATCGCCTTCGGCATCATGGCACCTTTAGGGCTTGGATACTTCATCTGGGCTGAAATGCGCGAACGACGCCGCGACAAAGCAGAACGCGAACAGATGGCCGAGCTAAACACTCTTGAACCAGTGGTGGAAACCCCTGAAGTTGTTGAAACTGCAG from Corynebacterium glutamicum ATCC 13032 carries:
- a CDS encoding HAD family hydrolase: MTTPSKKTLLFDLDGTLVDSFPGIRTSFLHTLHEKNWEIPSEERISQVPGPPMEWTFQDLGMTPEQAQDALQTYLEHYGQVGWDLSEAFPGMRDLLIRLKYEGFRLCTATSKGEFFAEKVLRKFEMFDLFEFMGAATDNGNRRSKSAVIKHVLDSVGLDEPNDILMIGDRSHDIEGSSEFGIDCVAVTWGYGSKTEWDAARYTVSTAEELERIIHDWA
- a CDS encoding ribonuclease R family protein; translation: MKLYAAVLDFEPVAQEFGVERGFDPHIHDEAASSVDRYAQEREDLLHMPFVTIDPVGSRDLDQAVLIEEIDSGFRVHYAIADVAAFVEPGSELEKISLHRGQTIYLPDSPARLHPEELSEDAASLLEGQTRPAVVWSIDLDERGEVTATKVRRGLVKSRARLDYDQAQIDAENGRLHPSISLLPKVGQLRQESALRREAVNLSIPSQRVVKVPNDDAGEHYEIVIEPRPHIMDYNSEISLLTGMVAGEMMVKAGHGLLRTLAPATKESEATFRSEAQALGFEIAPEQPIGEFLQSVDPNTPKGMAIQREAQKLLRGSGYASVKNGDSEVHSGVGGYYAHVTAPLRRLIDRFATEHCLAIASGTDVPEWVTRVEEQVLDTMKYSSILASQVDNACLDLTEATVLKYWEGQNFNAVVVASEPEKNSARLFVYKPPVLAKCIGAPEQGTNQDVTLVTANLKKREVLFAWPAD
- a CDS encoding Nif3-like dinuclear metal center hexameric protein; its protein translation is MSDVTVGDIRRILDEAYPPALAESWDKVGLICGDPTESVKRVGLALDCTQAVADKAVDMGLDMLIIHHPLLLRGVTSVAADEPKGKVIHTLIRGGVALFSAHTNADSARPGVNDKLAELVGITAGRPIATRLLGGMDKWGVHVLPKDAAYLKKMLFDAGAGAIGDYRECAFEIEGTGQFRPVEGANPAEGDVDKLFKSLELRIEFVAPRNLRARLTSVLREAHPYEEPAFDIVEMHSAESLENATGLGRVGELPEPMRLADFVQQVANNLPVTEWGVRATGDPEQMVSRVAVSSGSGDSFLNDVIKLGVDVYVTSDLRHHPVDEYLREGGPAVIDTAHWASEFPWTSQAQEILQDKAPQVEVDVISIRTDPWTMSARAVN
- a CDS encoding bifunctional RNase H/acid phosphatase produces the protein MKLVIEADGGSRGNPGVAGSGTVVYSDNKAEVLKEIAYVVGTKATNNVAEYRGLLEGLKAARELGATSVDVYMDSKLVVEQMSGRWKIKHPDMKVLAIEAKEIASEIGSVSYTWIPREKNKRADALSNVAMDAAAAGKPVGVVGDSASVSSASSVAGSEKEDLNCTETKPTNWNGATTDPTRFLLLRHGQTAMSVARLYSGRSNPELSELGEKQAAAAARRLAQTGGIDAIVSSPLTRTMQTAEAAAAALGMKVRVIDDLIETDFGLWDGKSFSEAHEQDPELHTKWLTDSSVAPPGGESLQTVNRRVKKARESLQREYGAANVLVVSHVTPIKAIMRQALDAGPSFFQKAHLDLASLSIAEFYEDGPTCVRLFNDTSHLEA
- a CDS encoding SURF1 family cytochrome oxidase biogenesis protein, which produces MDSKVNSPSGHDKHDVSSRYSGNSRSRTKPKGWRAFLSPGWIISALLIVSFSYAAISMLAPWQLHKDDDIVARNEQITEAFERDVVPYAELFDASGQIPSSQEFFRVSLTGQYLPDSEVLLRLRPVDSGPAFQSLTPFELENGQIVLVNRGYESSEGTIVPEIEPAPSTPVTITGFARKNEGLPGSAPMEDSGYTQVYGINTEQISDVTGLDLGTDYVQVAEGEPGVLNPMPLPQMDRGNHLSYGFQWIAFGIMAPLGLGYFIWAEMRERRRDKAEREQMAELNTLEPVVETPEVVETAEPTITPAASKRRSRYGDQHRNHYEKISKRDQERF
- a CDS encoding low molecular weight protein-tyrosine-phosphatase; this encodes MTGPKTSLPVEIVFVCTGNICRSPMSEVIAKAKAEEAGLEDNVIFSSCGMGNWHVGQPADKRALAELKSAGYNGDTHRAAQLGPEHMRADLFVALDSGHAGELAATGVPNDKIRLMRSFDPESNPTDDVADPYYGTSQDFVLTRENIEDAMPGLLEWVRDHIRTDS
- a CDS encoding zinc ribbon domain-containing protein; this encodes MKLDPSLHKTLLQLATTLRTQNANSAPKTTPEQEAVDKAVAELSRNRDAASAAQMAVDDMENEILRIQSDERKLRRRKKDGQDALGAETDEERRRDLNHDVYTAKSRIADLMSELQEAHNEIHALRNNRDLAQSRVKDTERKVADARAAAEAAAAATPEGEDPAVVIAHLEEKLPSEALAEFHAQRLENGVGAALFNGRSCSGCAMVLPATGISDIRNTPKDEVPQCPECGSYLITDIS